The following are encoded together in the Asticcacaulis sp. genome:
- a CDS encoding DUF6441 family protein, whose product MSSQITGLHEAFAAAEDEMAKAATAAMNEVGEGLCNDFRQDVIKAGLGRKLANTWRFKVYPSHGKSLDPAALVWSKAPKILDAFDRNPNIVPVNGGRMLAIPTKNTPNKHGRGGATPMTPVEVETLYNQDLILRPGRLGHYYAFVNVVAGKSGRGFRQATRGRLAQGRKPELVLMFVLVKSVRPGKRVDIQRRIDQWAARTPGLVAGHLGN is encoded by the coding sequence GTGAGCAGCCAGATAACGGGCCTGCACGAGGCGTTTGCCGCGGCCGAGGATGAAATGGCAAAGGCCGCAACGGCTGCCATGAATGAAGTCGGGGAGGGGCTGTGTAACGACTTCCGCCAGGACGTCATCAAGGCCGGCCTCGGTCGTAAACTGGCCAATACCTGGCGCTTCAAGGTCTATCCATCGCATGGCAAGAGCCTGGACCCAGCCGCCCTGGTCTGGTCGAAAGCGCCGAAGATCCTCGACGCCTTCGATCGCAATCCGAACATTGTCCCGGTCAATGGCGGCAGGATGCTGGCCATCCCGACCAAGAACACGCCGAACAAGCATGGCCGCGGCGGCGCGACGCCCATGACGCCGGTCGAGGTCGAGACCCTTTATAATCAGGACCTGATCCTGCGGCCTGGTCGCCTCGGCCATTATTACGCCTTCGTCAATGTGGTGGCCGGCAAGAGCGGCCGGGGCTTCCGTCAGGCAACCCGTGGACGGCTGGCCCAGGGGCGCAAGCCCGAGCTGGTGCTGATGTTCGTTCTGGTGAAATCCGTTCGGCCTGGCAAGCGGGTCGATATCCAGCGCCGCATCGATCAATGGGCAGCGCGCACACCCGGCCTGGTGGCCGGACATCTCGGAAACTGA
- a CDS encoding major capsid protein — MTFHENPAIIPLMTGPQRVIAADTGHAYPAGTTSSHVTYGCPPDDIALLDGSDVSPEDAAIWITEKVMDHGKGIELLGRMNQLPFWRRPKLLVKVLAGDGTSTTPTAY, encoded by the coding sequence ATCACCTTCCACGAAAATCCGGCGATCATTCCCCTGATGACCGGCCCCCAGCGCGTCATCGCCGCCGATACCGGCCACGCCTATCCCGCCGGCACGACCAGCAGCCACGTGACCTATGGCTGCCCGCCGGACGACATCGCCCTGCTGGACGGATCGGACGTTTCGCCGGAAGACGCCGCCATCTGGATCACCGAAAAGGTCATGGATCACGGCAAGGGTATCGAGCTGCTCGGCCGCATGAACCAGCTTCCCTTCTGGCGTCGCCCGAAGTTGCTGGTCAAGGTTCTGGCCGGCGACGGCACCTCGACCACGCCGACCGCCTACTAA
- a CDS encoding major capsid protein, with protein sequence MSTTVVDKTGASPLPYTNIDYSLAINVLPNQYGYLSRQGLFVEDELLATEYFEINMENDVITVLPVGRSEARKGSSVGRIFRVPQVEHEDAFTARDIKNMMALFERSRNPETLANQTNRTLARLRKKFDMTREWFRWGALKGIITDGKGAEVLNLFTAFEITQKVVYFDLSDDTTDVEGKCALVYQLISQDLTDESMTMVNVEVDSGFFQKLINHPKVKDKWLASENALALANLSVGSRMNGARAPSPSAISPSTKIRRSFP encoded by the coding sequence ATGTCTACCACTGTCGTCGACAAGACGGGGGCGAGCCCGCTCCCCTATACCAATATCGACTATTCGCTGGCCATCAATGTGCTGCCGAACCAGTACGGCTATCTCAGCCGCCAGGGCCTCTTCGTCGAAGATGAGCTGCTGGCGACCGAGTACTTCGAGATCAACATGGAGAACGACGTCATAACCGTTTTGCCGGTCGGCCGTTCGGAGGCGCGCAAAGGCTCAAGCGTCGGCCGCATCTTCCGCGTGCCACAGGTCGAGCACGAGGACGCCTTCACGGCCAGGGACATCAAGAATATGATGGCGCTCTTTGAGCGGTCCCGCAATCCCGAGACCCTGGCGAACCAGACCAACCGCACCCTGGCGCGCCTGCGCAAGAAGTTCGACATGACGCGCGAATGGTTCCGCTGGGGCGCCCTGAAGGGCATCATCACGGACGGCAAGGGCGCCGAGGTGCTGAACCTCTTCACGGCCTTCGAAATCACACAAAAGGTAGTCTATTTCGATCTCTCGGACGACACGACCGATGTCGAGGGCAAGTGCGCCCTGGTCTATCAACTGATCAGCCAGGACCTGACCGACGAAAGCATGACCATGGTCAATGTCGAGGTCGATTCCGGGTTCTTCCAGAAGTTGATCAATCACCCGAAGGTCAAGGACAAGTGGCTGGCGTCGGAAAACGCCCTCGCCCTGGCCAACCTGTCCGTGGGGTCGAGGATGAATGGCGCCCGCGCACCTTCACCTTCGGCAATATCACCTTCCACGAAAATCCGGCGATCATTCCCCTGA
- a CDS encoding head decoration protein, which translates to MQVIKTTSPKTEGHLIRHEYNQQFTRGVNVTGLAGSGSARVFAMLAVLGVIAVGARSVAAAKTGTGDGAITGATAAANTKLGVWVATCIEPVSAGGVFALEDPDGVNMGIITVGSAFSIGGLAGTIADGATDWAAGAQVKYTVTASDDAEKYVPVDASATDGSQIAAAICLCEATAPDGEDVTLDMVLDRGPAVVVRDELVWPDSTTDAQKAVWVAQLEARSILARN; encoded by the coding sequence ATGCAAGTCATCAAGACCACCAGCCCGAAGACGGAAGGGCATCTGATCCGTCATGAGTATAACCAGCAATTTACCCGCGGCGTGAACGTCACCGGCCTGGCCGGCTCGGGTTCGGCACGTGTCTTCGCCATGCTGGCGGTTCTCGGTGTCATTGCCGTCGGTGCCCGCTCGGTGGCCGCGGCCAAGACCGGGACGGGCGATGGCGCCATCACCGGCGCCACCGCCGCCGCCAATACAAAGCTCGGCGTCTGGGTCGCCACCTGCATCGAGCCGGTGTCCGCCGGCGGCGTGTTCGCCCTGGAGGATCCCGACGGCGTCAATATGGGCATCATCACGGTGGGTTCCGCCTTCTCGATCGGCGGCCTGGCCGGCACGATCGCGGATGGCGCCACCGACTGGGCTGCGGGCGCCCAGGTCAAATATACGGTGACGGCCTCGGACGACGCCGAAAAGTATGTGCCGGTCGATGCCTCGGCCACCGATGGCTCGCAGATCGCCGCCGCTATCTGCCTGTGCGAAGCCACCGCGCCCGATGGTGAGGATGTCACTCTGGACATGGTGCTCGATCGCGGGCCGGCCGTCGTGGTCCGCGATGAACTGGTCTGGCCGGACAGCACCACGGACGCTCAGAAGGCCGTCTGGGTCGCCCAGCTCGAAGCGCGCAGTATTCTGGCCCGCAACTGA